Proteins encoded together in one Impatiens glandulifera chromosome 1, dImpGla2.1, whole genome shotgun sequence window:
- the LOC124921369 gene encoding 3-epi-6-deoxocathasterone 23-monooxygenase CYP90C1: MEWVIIMSVILPLSLFVLLMKKLIKEKEDDRKLKINGGNIPKGSSGWPLIGETLDFIASGYSSKPVSFMEKRKSMYGNVFKTHILGRPMIVSTDPEVNKVILQNQGHIFIPYYPKSITELLGKSSILQMNGPLQRKLHAIIGGFLRSPQLKARITRSIEDSLKLSLSTWLHKSPVFVQQETKQTTFEVLVKVLMSVESKDPDMELLKREYEEFIKGLICFPIKFPGTRLYKSLKAKERLLKIVTRIVKERKAKITTILDHDKGLPNDAIDVLLGDKGEANERLPLDFISGNIIEMMIPGEDSVPMVMTLAVKFLSDCPNALSRMQEENMNLKRRKCESGEDYLWTDYMSLSFTQNVINETLRMANIINAVWRKALKDVEIKGYIIPRDWCVLASFSSVHMDEEIYENPYQFDPFRWEKEGGNLNSSNIAFTPFGGGQRLCPGLELSRLEISIFLHHLVTTYRWVADEDVIVNFPTVKMKKKLPIKVMPVCI; encoded by the exons ATGGAGTGGGTGATCATCATGAGTGTGATTCTTCCTTtgagtttgtttgttttgttaatgAAAAAACTTATAAAGGAGAAAGAAGATGATAGGAAGCTGAAAATCAATGGAGGTAATATCCCAAAGGGAAGTTCTGGTTGGCCTCTAATTGGAGAAACACTTGATTTCATTGCTTCTGGTTATTCTTCCAAGCCTGTTAGCTTCATGGAAAAACGCAAATCAAT GTATGGGAATGTGTTTAAAACACATATACTAGGAAGACCGATGATAGTTTCAACTGATCCAGAAGTGAACAAGGTTATTCTACAGAATCAAGGACATATATTCATTCCTTATTACCCAAAATCAATAACTGAATTACTTGGAAAATCTTCGATTCTACAAATGAATGGACCACTTCAAAGGAAACTCCACGCCATCATCGGCGGTTTCCTCCGTTCTCCACAGCTTAAAGCACGAATCACTCGCTCCATTGAAGATTCCctcaagctttctctctctacctgGCTTCACAAATCCCCTGTTTTCGTCCAACAAGAAACCAAACAG ACAACATTTGAAGTGTTGGTGAAAGTGTTAATGAGTGTAGAATCAAAAGATCCAGACATGGAATTGTTAAAAAGAGAGTACGAAGAGTTCATCAAAGGATTAATTTGTTTTCCTATTAAATTTCCCGGGACAAGGCTATACAAATCTCTCAAGGCTAAGGAGAGATTATTGAAGATTGTTACGAGAATTGTGAAGGAAAGAAAGGCGAAAATAACAACAATATTAGATCATGATAAAGGGTTACCAAATGACGCTATCGATGTTTTGTTGGGAGACAAGGGTGAAGCCAACGAGCGTTTGCCCTTGGATTTTATAAGCGGGAACATTATCGAGATGATGATCCCGGGTGAAGACTCCGTGCCCATGGTGATGACTCTAGCCGTCAAATTTCTTAGCGATTGTCCTAACGCCCTATCTCGAATGCAA GAGGAGAATATGAATCTAAAGAGGCGTAAGTGTGAATCAGGCGAAGATTATCTATGGACGGATTATATGTCTTTGTCATTTACTCAAAAC GTGATAAATGAAACACTTAGGATGGCAAATATAATCAATGCAGTTTGGAGGAAGGCTCTAAAAGATGTTGAGATCAAAG GCTATATAATACCAAGAGATTGGTGTGTGTTGGCATCCTTTAGTTCAGTTCATATGGATGAAGAAATATATGAAAACCCATATCAGTTTGATCCTTTCAGATGGGAG AAGGAAGGAGGTAACTTGAATAGTAGCAATATTGCATTTACACCATTTGGTGGTGGGCAGAGACTATGCCCAGGATTAGAACTTTCAAGGCTTGAAATTTCCATATTTCTTCACCATCTTGTCACAACATACAG ATGGGTGGCTGATGAGGATGTTATAGTTAACTTTCCAAcagtgaagatgaagaagaaattgCCCATCAAAGTCATGCCAGTTTGCATCTAA